A segment of the Streptomyces sp. Tu 2975 genome:
CGCCTTGAGGGTCGGCGCGAGGGCCTTGAGGCTCGCGATGGTGTCGGCCTTGGACGTGTTGACGGTGTCGACGGCGACGGTGGACAGGGTGCCCAGCGCCCGCAGCATCGTGAGCAGCGAACCGCGCTGTTCCTCCAGCACCTTCAGTCCTGGGCTCAGGCCGGTGAGGACGGCGCCGACCTGCTGCTTGCGGGTGGCGAGGGTGGCGGCGAGCCGGTTGACCCCGTCGAGGGCGGCGGTGATGTTCTCCTTGTTGTCGTCGAGGCTGGTGACGAGCGTGTCGAGTCGCTTCAGCAGGGAGCGGACCTTCGGTTCACGGCCGCCGATCGCCTTGTCGAGCTCGGTGGCGATGGTCTTGATCTGGTGGACGCCACCGCCGTTGAGCAGCAGCGACAGCGCGCCGAAGACCTCTTCCACCTCGGGGTTGCGGTTGGTGCGGCTCATGGGGATGGCGGCCCCGTCGGCGAGGGTGCCCTGTGCGGCCGTGGCCTTGGCGGGCGGGGTGAGCTGGATGTACTTCTCGCCGAGGAGGCTGGACTGTTCCAGATGGGCGTAGGCGTTCGCGGGCAGCTTCACGTCTCCGGCGACCCGCATGGTGACCTTCGCCGACCAGTCGTCCCGATTGAGCGTGATCTTGGTGACGCGGCCGACGGCGACGTCGTTCACCTTCACCGACGACTGGGGGACGAGGCTGAGCACATCGGCGAACTCGGCAGTGATCTCGTAGGGGTTGCTGCCGAGGTCGGCCCCGCCCGGCAGGGGCAGTTGCTCGATGCCGGAGAACTCGGGCACCGAGCAGCCGGCCGCCGACAGGGTGAGGCCGAGCGTCAGCGTGAGGGCGACGGCGCCGACGCGCCGCCGGGTCGGTGCGGCGGCGGGGCGGGCGGCGGTGCCGGGCCGAACGGTCCGGGTGAGGTTCAACGGGGCTCCCCCTTCCGGTTCTCGGGGGTGCCGTAGACCGTGCCGACGGGCGGCAGCGGCAGGGCGGGCAGCGCTTTTCGCCGTGCGCCGTCCACCGGCACGAGTCCGGCCGTGGACACGGTGTCGGGCGGGACGGTGATCTCGGGGCCGTAGCTGAGTTCGTTGATGTCGGCGCGGCCGTTGAGGGTGCGGTGCACCGGGTCGTAGGCGTTCAGGGCGTTGCCGGCGGCGAGCGGGGCGGTGTCCATGGCCTCGGCGAGGGACGCCCGCTGGTCGACCAGGGTCCGGGTCAGCGGCACGAGCGCGTCGACGTTCTTCTTCAAGCTGCCGCGGTTGTCCTGGATGAAGCCCTTGACCTGGCCGAGCGCCGTGCCGAGTTCCTTGAGCGCGGCGGCCAGATTCTCCTTGTCGTCGGCCAGGAACCCGGTGACGGAGGCCAGTTGCTTCTCTGCCTTGGCGACGT
Coding sequences within it:
- a CDS encoding MCE family protein, with protein sequence MTLGLTLSAAGCSVPEFSGIEQLPLPGGADLGSNPYEITAEFADVLSLVPQSSVKVNDVAVGRVTKITLNRDDWSAKVTMRVAGDVKLPANAYAHLEQSSLLGEKYIQLTPPAKATAAQGTLADGAAIPMSRTNRNPEVEEVFGALSLLLNGGGVHQIKTIATELDKAIGGREPKVRSLLKRLDTLVTSLDDNKENITAALDGVNRLAATLATRKQQVGAVLTGLSPGLKVLEEQRGSLLTMLRALGTLSTVAVDTVNTSKADTIASLKALAPTLKALADSGQDLPDSLQVLFTYPFTDEVLRGVKGDYLNVYLDVTAAPGTTIISEFVPDDEEPAAAPAKGTAPLPLPAVTGTTGQGGGTR